A single Endozoicomonas sp. NE40 DNA region contains:
- the rpoD gene encoding RNA polymerase sigma factor RpoD, which produces MSANSQQQSRLKELISRGKEQGYLTYAEVNDHLPEDISDPDQVEDIIRMINDMGITVYETAPDADTLLMAEAETDEAAVEEAAAALAAVEQEAGRTTDPVRMYMREMGTVELLTREGEIQIAKRIEEGLREVMSALSQFPGSVQIVLDEYDRIIEEEGRLTDLISGYIDPDSEETPAVEAPIPSVQEMQDDFDDKEDDEDDEDEEPGGLDPEEARERFEALQEKHEQLISVLAEHERGTQAAKQALADMAEPFMPLKLVPRVFDMLVFRIRNTLENIRSNERAIMQLCVRRSKMPRKIFLKTFPGNETNLEWVDQITAGSAAYSENIKAYRDEIIRAQKKLSAIEKDYGITLNQIKDINRKMSLGEARARRAKKEMVEANLRLVISIAKKYTNRGLQFLDLIQEGNIGLMKAVDKFEYRRGYKFSTYATWWIRQAITRSIADQARTIRIPVHMIETINKLNRISRQMLQEMGREPTPEELAVRMEMPEDKIRKVLKISKEPISMETPIGDDEDSHLGDFIEDATIQSPIDRATGSGLKESTRQVLSGLTAREAKVLRMRFGIDMNTDHTLEEVGKQFDVTRERIRQIEAKALRKLRHPTRSDHLRSFLDE; this is translated from the coding sequence ATGTCAGCTAATTCGCAACAACAATCCCGACTGAAAGAGCTTATCTCTCGCGGTAAGGAACAGGGCTACCTGACTTATGCAGAGGTAAACGACCATCTGCCGGAAGACATTTCTGATCCGGATCAGGTCGAAGACATCATCCGCATGATTAACGACATGGGTATTACGGTCTACGAAACAGCGCCGGACGCCGATACCCTGTTGATGGCAGAAGCCGAAACCGACGAAGCGGCGGTAGAAGAAGCTGCAGCAGCACTTGCTGCTGTGGAGCAGGAAGCCGGTCGTACCACCGACCCAGTACGTATGTACATGCGTGAAATGGGTACCGTAGAGCTTCTGACCCGTGAAGGCGAGATCCAGATCGCTAAGCGGATCGAGGAAGGCCTGCGTGAAGTCATGTCGGCTCTGTCCCAGTTCCCGGGCTCTGTACAAATTGTCCTCGATGAATACGACCGTATTATTGAAGAGGAAGGTCGCCTGACCGACCTGATCAGCGGTTATATTGATCCTGATTCTGAAGAGACGCCTGCTGTAGAAGCGCCTATTCCAAGCGTTCAGGAGATGCAGGACGACTTCGACGACAAAGAAGACGACGAGGACGACGAGGACGAAGAACCAGGCGGCCTGGACCCAGAAGAAGCCCGCGAACGCTTTGAAGCACTGCAGGAAAAGCATGAACAGCTGATCAGCGTTCTGGCTGAGCATGAGCGCGGCACGCAGGCCGCCAAACAGGCTCTGGCTGACATGGCTGAACCGTTCATGCCTCTCAAGCTGGTTCCGCGTGTGTTTGACATGCTGGTGTTCCGCATCCGCAACACCCTGGAAAACATTCGCAGCAACGAACGCGCCATCATGCAGCTGTGTGTACGCCGTTCCAAAATGCCGCGCAAAATCTTCCTGAAGACTTTCCCGGGTAACGAAACCAACCTGGAATGGGTTGACCAGATTACCGCTGGCAGTGCCGCTTACTCTGAGAACATCAAGGCGTATCGTGATGAAATCATCCGCGCCCAGAAAAAGCTGTCTGCGATTGAGAAGGATTACGGCATCACCCTGAACCAGATCAAAGACATCAACCGCAAGATGTCTCTGGGTGAAGCCCGCGCCCGTCGTGCCAAGAAGGAAATGGTTGAGGCCAACCTGCGTCTGGTTATTTCTATTGCCAAGAAATACACCAACCGAGGTCTGCAGTTCCTGGACCTGATTCAGGAAGGCAACATTGGCCTGATGAAAGCGGTGGACAAGTTTGAATACCGTCGTGGTTACAAGTTCTCGACTTACGCCACCTGGTGGATTCGTCAGGCGATCACCCGCTCTATCGCCGACCAGGCCCGCACTATCCGTATTCCGGTACACATGATCGAGACCATTAACAAACTGAACCGCATCTCCCGTCAGATGCTGCAGGAAATGGGTCGCGAACCAACGCCGGAAGAACTGGCAGTGCGCATGGAAATGCCGGAAGACAAGATCCGTAAGGTGCTGAAGATTTCCAAAGAGCCTATCTCAATGGAAACACCGATCGGTGACGATGAAGACTCCCATCTGGGTGACTTTATCGAAGACGCAACCATTCAGTCCCCAATTGACCGGGCTACCGGCTCTGGCCTGAAAGAGTCTACTCGCCAGGTTCTTTCCGGACTGACTGCCCGTGAGGCGAAAGTCCTGCGTATGCGCTTTGGTATCGACATGAACACTGACCACACTCTGGAAGAAGTGGGCAAACAGTTTGACGTTACCCGTGAGCGTATCCGTCAGATCGAGGCCAAGGCATTGCGCAAACTGCGCCATCCTACCCGCTCCGACCACCTGCGCAGCTTCCTGGACGAATAA
- the putP gene encoding sodium/proline symporter PutP, which yields MISNTPLIITTFFVYLGIMLFIGAWAWKRTKDSSDYFLGGRTLGPWPAALSAGASDMSGWLLLGLPGYAFASGVEAFWLAGGLLLGTWLNWLFVAKRLRSYSQIADNALTLPEFFKNRFHDNSRALQVVSAFFILLFFLFYTSSGLVAGGKLFETVFDLNYHWAVIIGTACIISYTLFGGFIAVSWTDLVQGLLMAAALLLVPIIAIQTAEGASITSQLKTLNPELLNPFTAADGSPLGLIPIISLAAWGLGYFGQPHILARFAGIRSTDDIPTARRIAVGWSGISMLGAIMVGLTGLLFITNNNTTLGDGETIFMVLVNALFHPLIAGILLAAILAAIMSTADSQLLVSSSALAEDFYKAIIRPNASSSEVLLVGRLAVVIIALVALSLAMVPDSSVLDLVSYAWAGFGAAFGPVLIMSLFWQRMNRYGALAGIIIGGVTVVVWKQLTGGLFDLYEIVPGMLFGFAGIYITSLLTTPPSEGIVAEFNSAQSA from the coding sequence ATGATAAGTAACACTCCACTGATCATTACGACATTTTTCGTCTATCTGGGCATCATGCTGTTTATTGGTGCCTGGGCCTGGAAACGCACAAAAGACTCCTCCGACTATTTTCTGGGAGGCAGAACACTCGGCCCATGGCCTGCCGCACTCAGCGCAGGTGCCTCCGATATGAGCGGCTGGTTACTACTGGGACTTCCCGGATACGCTTTCGCCTCTGGTGTAGAAGCTTTCTGGCTGGCGGGAGGGCTGCTCCTTGGTACCTGGCTAAACTGGCTGTTCGTTGCCAAACGTCTGCGCTCTTATTCACAAATAGCCGACAATGCTCTGACATTACCCGAATTCTTCAAGAATCGTTTTCACGACAACTCTCGTGCATTACAGGTCGTTTCAGCGTTCTTTATCCTGTTGTTCTTTCTGTTCTACACCAGCTCCGGACTGGTCGCAGGAGGCAAGCTGTTTGAAACGGTATTCGACCTGAACTACCACTGGGCAGTTATCATCGGCACTGCCTGCATTATTTCGTACACCCTGTTTGGCGGCTTTATTGCCGTTTCATGGACAGATCTGGTACAGGGCCTCCTGATGGCAGCGGCTTTGCTGCTGGTTCCCATTATTGCCATCCAGACGGCGGAAGGCGCATCGATCACCAGCCAGCTTAAAACCCTTAACCCTGAACTACTTAACCCTTTCACAGCAGCCGACGGGTCACCCCTTGGACTGATTCCGATTATTTCACTGGCTGCCTGGGGACTGGGATATTTTGGCCAGCCACACATACTTGCCCGGTTCGCAGGCATTCGTTCAACTGACGACATTCCCACAGCACGCCGAATTGCCGTTGGCTGGTCCGGTATCTCCATGCTGGGCGCCATTATGGTTGGTCTGACTGGCCTGCTGTTCATAACCAACAACAATACGACTCTGGGCGATGGTGAAACCATCTTTATGGTACTGGTCAACGCTCTGTTCCATCCGTTGATCGCAGGCATTCTGCTGGCCGCCATACTGGCCGCCATTATGAGTACTGCCGACTCGCAGCTGCTTGTGTCATCCTCAGCTCTGGCGGAAGACTTCTACAAAGCCATTATCCGACCGAATGCCAGCTCCAGTGAAGTGCTGCTGGTAGGTCGGCTTGCCGTTGTTATCATCGCTCTTGTAGCGCTGTCACTGGCGATGGTTCCGGATAGCTCGGTACTCGACCTGGTGTCTTATGCATGGGCTGGCTTTGGTGCCGCTTTCGGCCCCGTACTGATTATGAGCCTGTTCTGGCAACGGATGAATCGGTATGGCGCTCTGGCAGGAATCATCATTGGCGGTGTCACCGTCGTTGTCTGGAAACAATTGACGGGCGGACTGTTTGATCTATATGAAATTGTCCCCGGCATGCTGTTTGGTTTTGCCGGTATCTATATCACCAGCTTGCTGACCACACCACCCTCTGAAGGCATTGTTGCCGAATTTAATAGCGCACAATCTGCCTGA
- the pykF gene encoding pyruvate kinase PykF — translation MRKTKIVCTIGPKSESREMLTKLVNCGMNVMRLNFSHGNFDEHGDRISTIRQVSTETGKKVAILLDTKGPEIRTVKLQGGNDVMLTAGQEFTLTTDATVIGDNTKVAVTYKGLCEDLKPGNTVLLDDGLIEMTVKEVKGNEILCDVKNSGELGENKGVNLPGVSVQLPALSEKDKADLVFGCEQGVDFVAASFIRKASDVQEIRELLDSNGGENIHIISKIENQEGVDNFDDILSVSDGIMVARGDLGVEIPVDQVIFAQKMMIAKCNKARKPVITATQMLDSMIKNPRPTRAEAGDVANAILDGTDAVMLSGESAKGKYPAESVSVMSTICESTDGTIESKVEGYDLEIEERRSITQAVCRGAVKTSETLEARLIIVATKKGKSARSVRKFFPDAPILAVTCSQKTAQQLCLTKGVTTTIVEEIDSSDQFYKLGKDMAVEMGLAKAGDTVVMVSGALVPSGTTNTSSVHIID, via the coding sequence GTGAGAAAGACCAAGATAGTTTGCACTATCGGACCAAAGTCTGAATCCAGGGAAATGCTGACCAAGCTGGTTAACTGTGGCATGAATGTGATGAGACTTAACTTCTCTCACGGCAACTTTGACGAGCACGGTGACCGCATCAGCACCATCCGACAGGTGAGCACGGAAACAGGCAAGAAAGTTGCCATCCTGCTGGACACCAAAGGTCCTGAAATCCGCACTGTTAAACTGCAGGGCGGCAACGACGTCATGCTGACTGCCGGTCAGGAATTTACCCTGACAACTGACGCCACTGTGATCGGCGACAACACCAAAGTAGCCGTAACCTACAAAGGCCTGTGCGAAGACCTGAAGCCAGGCAACACCGTACTGCTGGACGACGGTCTGATCGAAATGACCGTTAAAGAAGTAAAAGGCAACGAAATCCTGTGCGACGTAAAGAACAGCGGCGAACTGGGTGAGAATAAAGGCGTTAACCTGCCAGGCGTCAGCGTTCAGCTGCCAGCCCTGTCTGAAAAAGACAAGGCTGACCTGGTATTTGGTTGTGAGCAGGGCGTAGACTTTGTAGCCGCCTCCTTTATCCGTAAGGCGTCCGACGTTCAGGAAATCCGCGAACTGCTGGACTCTAACGGCGGCGAAAACATCCACATCATCTCCAAGATCGAAAACCAGGAAGGCGTAGACAACTTCGACGACATCCTGTCCGTTTCCGATGGTATCATGGTAGCCCGTGGCGACCTGGGTGTAGAAATTCCTGTTGATCAGGTGATCTTTGCCCAGAAGATGATGATCGCCAAGTGTAACAAAGCGCGTAAGCCGGTTATTACCGCTACCCAGATGCTGGATTCCATGATCAAGAATCCTCGTCCAACCCGCGCAGAAGCCGGTGACGTAGCCAACGCTATCCTGGACGGTACTGACGCCGTCATGCTGTCCGGTGAAAGCGCCAAGGGTAAATACCCGGCGGAATCCGTCAGCGTGATGTCCACCATCTGTGAAAGCACCGATGGCACCATCGAATCCAAGGTTGAAGGTTACGACCTGGAAATCGAAGAGCGTCGCAGCATCACTCAGGCGGTTTGCCGTGGCGCGGTGAAAACTTCCGAAACTCTGGAAGCCAGGCTGATTATCGTTGCGACCAAGAAAGGCAAATCTGCCCGCTCCGTTCGCAAGTTCTTCCCTGACGCCCCAATTCTTGCGGTTACCTGCTCCCAGAAGACCGCTCAACAGTTATGCCTGACTAAAGGCGTAACCACCACGATTGTTGAAGAGATCGACAGTTCTGACCAGTTCTACAAGCTGGGTAAGGACATGGCGGTTGAAATGGGTCTGGCAAAAGCTGGCGATACCGTTGTTATGGTATCCGGTGCTCTGGTTCCTTCCGGCACCACCAACACCTCTTCCGTTCACATCATCGACTAA
- the pnp gene encoding polyribonucleotide nucleotidyltransferase: MTPVTKTFTFGDQTITLETGRVARQASGAVLATMGETAVLATVVGSKEAKPGQDFFPLSVHYQEKTYAAGKIPGGFLKRESRPSEKETLTSRLIDRPIRPLFPKGFMNEVQVVLTVVSVDKKNDPDILAMVACSAALAISGIPFQGPIGGARVGFNEEKGYLLNPSYAELETSELDMVVAGTRDAVLMVESEAQELTEDEMLGAVLFAHQEYQSVVNAVEAFAAEVGKPVWDWAAPAENVELKEKMSAFEGKMREAYQITIKQDRYAAVGVLKQEVLEALAGEEEGQFDEADVEKAFSSLEKSVVRGNIINGMPRIDGRDTKTVRPINVEIGVLPKTHGSALFTRGETQALVTTTLGTARDAQIIDSLEGETKDPFMLHYNFPAYSVGECGRMGAPGRREIGHGRLARRGVQAMLPTQDEFPYTVRVVSEITESNGSSSMASVCGSSLALMDAGVPLKAPVAGIAMGLVKEGEQFAVLTDILGDEDHLGDMDFKVAGTSEGITALQMDIKIAGITEEIMEIALDQAMDARLHILDEMNKVISESRSELNENAPMTMSLKIDTDKIRDVIGKGGATIRSICEDTGASVDIDDSGMVKIFADDKEKAQAAYDRVYGITADAEVGQIYTGEVTRIVDFGAFVSVLPGRDGLVHISQIADERVEKVSDYLQMGQQVEVVVLDIDSRGRIKLSIKEVARAKEQAS; encoded by the coding sequence GTGACTCCGGTAACCAAGACTTTTACATTCGGTGACCAGACCATCACTCTGGAAACAGGCCGTGTTGCCCGTCAGGCATCTGGTGCGGTTCTTGCGACCATGGGTGAGACGGCGGTTCTGGCCACAGTGGTTGGCTCTAAAGAAGCGAAGCCAGGACAGGACTTTTTCCCTCTGTCTGTTCACTATCAGGAAAAGACCTATGCTGCGGGTAAAATCCCTGGCGGTTTCCTGAAGCGCGAAAGCCGCCCCAGTGAAAAAGAAACCCTGACTTCCCGCCTGATCGACCGCCCTATCCGCCCTCTGTTCCCTAAAGGCTTCATGAATGAAGTTCAGGTGGTTCTGACCGTTGTGTCTGTCGACAAGAAAAACGATCCGGACATTCTGGCAATGGTGGCCTGTTCTGCGGCACTGGCCATTTCCGGTATTCCTTTCCAGGGGCCTATTGGTGGTGCGCGTGTAGGCTTTAACGAAGAGAAAGGCTACCTGCTGAACCCAAGCTATGCTGAGCTGGAAACTTCCGAGCTGGACATGGTGGTAGCTGGTACCAGAGACGCTGTGCTGATGGTTGAGTCTGAAGCTCAGGAGCTGACAGAAGATGAAATGCTGGGTGCGGTACTGTTCGCTCATCAGGAGTATCAGTCTGTTGTTAATGCGGTTGAAGCGTTTGCGGCTGAAGTCGGCAAGCCTGTCTGGGATTGGGCTGCGCCTGCTGAAAACGTAGAACTGAAAGAGAAGATGTCTGCGTTTGAAGGCAAGATGCGTGAAGCTTACCAGATCACCATCAAGCAGGATCGTTATGCGGCGGTTGGTGTTCTGAAGCAGGAAGTGCTGGAAGCCCTGGCGGGTGAAGAAGAAGGTCAGTTCGACGAAGCTGATGTTGAGAAGGCATTCTCCAGTCTGGAAAAATCCGTAGTACGCGGCAATATTATCAATGGTATGCCTCGTATCGACGGTCGTGATACCAAAACGGTTCGTCCGATCAACGTAGAAATCGGCGTTCTGCCAAAGACTCATGGTTCTGCGCTGTTTACCCGTGGTGAAACCCAGGCTCTGGTGACCACGACTCTGGGTACTGCCCGTGACGCACAGATTATTGACAGTCTGGAAGGCGAAACGAAAGACCCGTTCATGCTGCACTACAACTTCCCTGCGTACTCTGTTGGTGAATGTGGCCGTATGGGCGCGCCGGGTCGTCGTGAAATCGGTCACGGTCGTCTGGCCCGTCGTGGTGTTCAGGCCATGCTGCCGACTCAGGATGAGTTCCCGTACACCGTTCGTGTTGTGTCTGAAATCACTGAATCCAACGGTTCCAGCTCTATGGCTTCCGTATGTGGTTCTTCCCTGGCCCTGATGGACGCCGGTGTGCCTCTGAAGGCGCCAGTGGCCGGTATTGCCATGGGTCTGGTGAAAGAAGGTGAACAGTTTGCCGTCCTGACCGACATTCTGGGTGACGAAGACCACCTGGGTGACATGGACTTTAAAGTAGCGGGTACTTCTGAGGGTATCACTGCTCTGCAGATGGATATCAAGATTGCCGGTATTACTGAAGAGATCATGGAAATCGCCCTGGATCAGGCGATGGACGCGCGTCTGCACATTCTGGACGAAATGAACAAGGTGATCAGCGAGAGCCGTTCTGAACTGAACGAAAACGCACCGATGACCATGTCCCTGAAAATTGATACGGACAAGATTCGTGACGTTATCGGTAAAGGTGGTGCGACCATCCGTTCTATCTGTGAAGACACTGGCGCTTCTGTTGATATCGACGACAGTGGTATGGTGAAAATCTTTGCTGACGATAAGGAAAAAGCTCAGGCTGCTTACGACCGTGTTTACGGTATTACTGCTGACGCCGAGGTTGGTCAGATCTATACGGGTGAAGTGACCCGTATTGTAGACTTCGGTGCTTTTGTCAGCGTACTGCCTGGTCGTGATGGTCTGGTACATATTTCTCAGATCGCTGATGAGCGTGTTGAGAAAGTATCTGACTATCTGCAGATGGGTCAGCAAGTTGAAGTGGTTGTGCTGGACATTGACTCCCGTGGCCGCATCAAGCTGAGCATCAAGGAAGTTGCCCGGGCCAAGGAGCAGGCGTCTTAA
- the rpsO gene encoding 30S ribosomal protein S15, which produces MALTAEKKAEIINEFGRSEGDSGCPEVQVALLTANIEGLQSHFKANHKDHHSRRGLIRMVNQRRSMLDYLKRKDVERYRSLIERLGLRR; this is translated from the coding sequence ATGGCTTTGACTGCTGAAAAGAAAGCTGAAATCATCAATGAATTCGGTCGCTCTGAAGGTGACAGTGGCTGCCCTGAAGTTCAGGTAGCTCTGCTGACTGCAAACATCGAAGGTCTGCAGTCTCACTTCAAGGCTAACCACAAGGACCATCACTCCCGTCGCGGCCTGATCCGCATGGTAAACCAGCGTCGCAGCATGCTGGACTACCTGAAGCGTAAGGACGTTGAGCGCTACCGCAGCCTGATCGAGCGTCTGGGTCTGCGTCGCTAA
- a CDS encoding anthrax toxin-like adenylyl cyclase domain-containing protein, with product MQTRHKLEQMGLTLIKSRHDGNCLYDAIAGQTGQSPQALRETLHHFLAQFFQAPTPLVFELLDNALRRTPIHSSMHDLANFYLNGRLRRNGEWGELMLMPFIVYVLNRPIILINLSSTLTDQPHLLIDTDLSFTEISLNSTAHYASTHNAIVLIFADDAYYGVTPGLAQEAPDWQRSLINNLAFLTTPNPACSSSSPQPPLPFNGGAYPDNPSLSGDIQTSLSDKEDNSPFRYRLIRQPCNTCHPDEKSPCFRITITTINTEVEGFPIFYPVNYLYYLAHQIAIDRRSYDIQCKINTLIHSAKPAKTQKQPLQLPGIQDRIHKFNSGVTTTGTADNTRQPVKNFQAAVKKIILLIRSARAFDDYYVHMPTNKAETGVPNNYLKYLAKASGEYFMAFGNRHVAIGAKKHIESKNKSTKDFKQKRKTSDLKVIHSLIPTTPSLSKDNMKSLFFQEELRTSLLKDLTAGLIGLAAYTLTDNEVNDLLNNPHLTVETTRQEEDGTPLEIEMTETQTDGKQITFVLTRSYAEENWDVYRKKQEELVRVEVITDSNGRIVTADLDPLFISFKFERLDLAHHDKLPLPLITNLHTQKRIKRLKKIANPTRTLETSLEALKTGIDNFFMEIVFLPHPPVGDTETPALNRAAINMLILLNPQLPTLHVLEKYWQVLEKKWIEVEGISGYLIRIPREHPDMGNVNPRAIGLVELMNKALGRPDDNPAVHHNHDAHSLASNEALNYPADIYLPERMTTTDENNNLITFNKGVNHIRDQEEMKRLVQALKDNDWYVTLNHALWPELSAIRSRQWKQAARVIEQHLQQRLKWQQEKNKLRKTH from the coding sequence ATGCAAACCCGACATAAGCTTGAGCAAATGGGCCTTACGCTGATTAAGAGCAGACACGATGGCAACTGTCTTTACGATGCCATTGCAGGCCAGACCGGCCAGAGTCCACAAGCGCTCAGGGAAACCCTACACCACTTTCTTGCTCAGTTTTTTCAAGCCCCGACCCCTCTGGTTTTTGAACTGCTTGACAATGCTCTCAGGCGCACCCCTATACACTCAAGCATGCACGACCTTGCCAACTTTTACCTGAATGGACGATTGCGGCGAAATGGCGAATGGGGAGAGTTGATGCTGATGCCTTTTATCGTCTATGTTCTTAATCGTCCAATTATCCTGATCAACCTGAGTTCCACCCTCACAGATCAACCTCACCTGCTGATCGACACCGACCTGTCCTTTACAGAGATCAGCCTGAATTCAACCGCCCATTACGCCAGCACACACAATGCCATTGTCCTGATCTTTGCTGACGACGCTTACTACGGCGTCACACCCGGCCTTGCTCAGGAAGCACCGGACTGGCAAAGATCATTAATAAATAACCTTGCGTTTTTAACAACTCCGAACCCGGCCTGTTCTTCATCCAGCCCTCAACCCCCTCTTCCATTTAACGGGGGCGCATACCCAGACAACCCTTCCCTGTCAGGCGACATACAAACCAGCCTTTCGGACAAAGAAGACAACTCCCCTTTCAGGTACCGCCTGATCAGACAGCCATGTAACACGTGCCATCCTGATGAAAAGTCTCCGTGCTTTCGCATCACCATTACAACCATCAATACAGAAGTCGAGGGATTTCCCATTTTTTACCCGGTTAATTACCTTTACTATCTTGCTCACCAGATCGCCATTGATCGCCGGTCATATGACATTCAATGTAAAATCAATACCCTGATTCATTCAGCAAAGCCTGCTAAAACCCAAAAGCAACCACTTCAGCTCCCCGGAATTCAGGATCGCATTCACAAATTCAATAGTGGGGTAACGACCACAGGGACAGCTGACAATACCAGGCAACCCGTTAAGAACTTTCAGGCCGCTGTGAAAAAAATAATATTGCTCATCAGGAGCGCCAGAGCATTCGATGATTATTACGTACACATGCCAACCAACAAGGCTGAGACCGGAGTTCCCAACAATTATCTGAAATATCTGGCAAAAGCCTCAGGTGAATATTTTATGGCGTTCGGAAACAGACATGTCGCTATCGGGGCAAAAAAGCATATTGAAAGCAAAAACAAGTCAACCAAAGATTTCAAACAAAAGCGCAAGACATCTGATTTAAAGGTTATCCATTCGCTGATCCCAACCACTCCTTCTTTATCGAAGGACAATATGAAAAGTCTGTTTTTCCAGGAAGAACTCAGAACCAGTCTGCTAAAAGATTTAACAGCGGGGCTAATAGGATTAGCCGCCTACACATTAACTGACAACGAAGTGAACGATTTACTCAACAACCCGCATCTGACCGTTGAGACTACCCGACAGGAAGAGGATGGCACACCCCTTGAAATTGAAATGACAGAAACTCAAACGGATGGAAAACAAATCACCTTTGTGCTGACGCGCTCCTATGCCGAAGAAAACTGGGATGTTTATCGTAAAAAGCAGGAAGAGCTGGTCAGAGTTGAGGTTATCACGGACAGCAATGGCCGCATTGTGACAGCTGATCTTGATCCGCTGTTTATCAGTTTTAAATTTGAAAGGCTTGATCTGGCCCATCACGATAAATTGCCCTTACCCCTGATAACCAACCTGCATACACAAAAGCGGATAAAGCGGCTTAAGAAGATTGCTAACCCCACCAGGACTCTGGAAACAAGCCTTGAAGCACTAAAGACAGGAATAGATAATTTTTTTATGGAAATCGTATTTCTTCCACATCCTCCTGTAGGTGATACAGAAACACCGGCACTGAACAGGGCTGCCATCAACATGCTCATATTATTAAACCCTCAGTTACCCACATTGCATGTTCTGGAAAAATACTGGCAGGTTCTGGAGAAAAAATGGATAGAGGTTGAGGGTATTTCAGGTTATTTAATAAGAATTCCCAGGGAGCACCCGGACATGGGTAATGTGAACCCCAGAGCTATAGGGCTTGTTGAACTGATGAATAAAGCACTGGGCCGACCCGATGACAATCCTGCTGTACATCATAATCATGACGCTCACTCTCTGGCTTCCAACGAGGCATTAAACTACCCGGCTGACATCTACCTGCCCGAACGAATGACCACCACCGACGAGAACAACAATCTCATTACCTTCAATAAAGGCGTCAATCACATTAGAGACCAGGAGGAAATGAAAAGGCTGGTACAGGCCCTTAAAGACAATGACTGGTACGTTACACTCAACCATGCGCTCTGGCCTGAACTAAGCGCAATTCGCTCCAGACAGTGGAAACAGGCCGCCCGGGTTATTGAGCAGCACCTGCAGCAACGCCTTAAGTGGCAGCAGGAAAAAAACAAGCTTCGGAAAACTCACTAA
- a CDS encoding TRM11 family SAM-dependent methyltransferase, with product MLASCQFKQTVFFMRHYAILANPGHNRIYFDTALTIACNEIRAITEARDIEISDIGERDLNLPACICFSTEAPLNSKALKALSASSIYYAIFEILEQGLLRPLAVEPFQTFPESLNQILKYTGKTNEQFTRMMVNLALSACKTGSEQITLIDPMCGKGTTLFEGMVRGFNVVGIEINDKWTQEIQAYLINYLKKGRYKHTKAKERRTHSGKRLSDGFTLETAATKEDFSNGKTQILKVFPADTRHTQFLAKKNSCDILVSDLPYGVQHGSKNAKDPKLDRSPVELLKEAAPAWKVVMKQKGALVISFNEFTLKWKEAEEALTEAGFKVLGEEPYINYLHRVDQSINRNLIVAIK from the coding sequence TTGTTAGCTTCCTGCCAGTTCAAACAGACTGTATTTTTTATGCGCCATTACGCCATCCTTGCCAATCCCGGTCACAATCGCATCTACTTTGACACTGCTCTCACAATCGCCTGCAACGAAATTCGTGCGATTACCGAAGCAAGAGACATAGAAATCAGCGACATTGGTGAACGGGACCTTAACCTCCCAGCCTGCATCTGCTTCAGCACTGAAGCCCCCCTGAACAGCAAAGCCCTGAAAGCCTTGTCTGCTTCTTCTATTTATTACGCCATTTTTGAAATCCTTGAACAGGGACTGCTCAGGCCACTGGCCGTAGAACCGTTCCAGACCTTTCCGGAAAGCCTGAATCAGATTCTCAAATACACTGGCAAAACCAATGAGCAGTTCACCCGCATGATGGTGAACCTGGCCCTGAGCGCCTGCAAAACCGGCAGTGAGCAGATCACCCTGATCGACCCGATGTGCGGCAAAGGGACAACCCTCTTTGAAGGCATGGTTCGTGGCTTCAATGTGGTTGGCATAGAAATCAACGACAAATGGACTCAGGAAATTCAGGCTTACCTGATCAACTACCTGAAGAAAGGTCGTTACAAGCACACAAAAGCCAAAGAACGACGCACACACAGTGGCAAACGCCTATCTGACGGCTTCACTCTGGAAACCGCTGCCACCAAGGAAGACTTCAGCAACGGCAAAACCCAGATTCTGAAAGTATTTCCTGCTGACACCCGTCATACGCAGTTTCTGGCGAAAAAGAACTCCTGCGATATTCTGGTCTCTGATCTCCCTTATGGTGTTCAGCATGGCAGCAAAAACGCGAAAGACCCAAAGCTGGATCGCAGCCCGGTTGAATTGTTAAAAGAAGCAGCACCGGCATGGAAAGTTGTTATGAAGCAGAAAGGGGCGCTGGTGATTTCATTTAACGAATTCACCCTGAAATGGAAAGAGGCTGAAGAAGCCTTAACAGAAGCTGGCTTTAAGGTTCTGGGAGAAGAACCTTACATCAACTACCTCCATCGGGTGGATCAGTCGATTAATCGCAACCTGATTGTTGCAATTAAATAA